In Klebsiella aerogenes, the DNA window TCGGCAATCGTCAGATTCGGCTCGTCAGCAACTGGTTTACAGCGCTTTTTATAGCCTTTACGCACCACGCATTGGCTCTTCACGCTGTTTAGCGCAAGAGTCGATTCTTCGCTGGATTTTACCGTTTTCGCACACTGCTTTTTATAACCTTTACGCAACACGCACTTCTTCGTGGCACCGGCGGCCTGACGATTGAGGGCGGTTTGGCTTGCTGCGGTAGTGCGGGTAGGGTGCTTAGAACTCGAGGTTTTTTTACTGGCGGTTTTAGCGGTGGATTTGGATTTATGCTGCGTTGCTTTTTTCTTACGCTCGGCGGTGGTGCCTTTTGCCGGATGCGCCTTCGGCGTAGCCGAAGCGTGCGTATGCCCTGAAGCATGCGCCAATGGCGTAAGCGAGATAGATGTAAACAGTAATGCACAGAGCGATATCGCGATTTTATTGAGCCGCGCCACTGAGCAATCCCCTGATTAAATTACAGACATATACCTATGCCTGACGGTGAATGACAAACCGGAATAATTCTAAAGCATAAAAAGCCAGAAAGTTAATACTCTTTTGTATCTAAAATGTCGTTTGGTTAACGATTGCAAAAAAATAAGTCAGACAATCGCCATCTCGTACATAAAATGCGCAATGCGCCTTGCGAGACACGATAAAGTGATATTTTTAAGGCAACTTCAGGCGACAGAAGATAAAATGTGACGAGTGAAAAAATGTTATTATCGGTCCTGCGTCCAGGACGCTACAATGACAAATTACTGCCGTAAAGATGTTTAAGGAAGCACGACAATGAGCACCACTTTAGAAACGATCCAACGTCAAATCGCTGAAAACCCAATTCTGCTGTACATGAAAGGCTCTCCGAAGCTGCCGAGCTGCGGCTTTTCCGCTCAGGCAGTGCAGGCGCTGTCCGCCTGTGGCGAACGTTTTGCTTACGTCGACATCCTGCAGAACCCGGATATCCGCGCTGAGCTGCCGAAATACGCTAACTGGCCGACCTTCCCGCAGCTGTGGGTTGACGGTGAACTGGTTGGCGGTTGCGACATCATCATCGAAATGTATCAGCGCGGCGAACTGCAGCAGCTGATCAAAGAAACGGCCGCGAAGCACAACGCTGACGAGCCAAAAGCAGAGTAATTTTTTCGCTGCAACGAAAAAAGCGACTTCCCGGGAAGTCGCTTTTTTTATCGCTTATGCTTCGACCGGCGGTAACGGCCAGCCGCCAAGACGCTTCCAGCGGTTGACGATTTCGCAGAACAGCTGGGCCGTTTGCTCGGTGTCATACAGCGCGGAGTGGGCCTGGGCGCCATCGAATGCCATTCCTGCCGCGATGCAGGCTTTAGACAACACGGTTTGTCCTAACGCCAGCCCGCTCAGGGCGGCGGTATCGAAGGTCACGAAAGGGTGGAACGGATTGCGCTTCAACCCCGCGCGCTCGGCGGCG includes these proteins:
- a CDS encoding Grx4 family monothiol glutaredoxin, whose product is MSTTLETIQRQIAENPILLYMKGSPKLPSCGFSAQAVQALSACGERFAYVDILQNPDIRAELPKYANWPTFPQLWVDGELVGGCDIIIEMYQRGELQQLIKETAAKHNADEPKAE
- a CDS encoding NlpC/P60 family protein yields the protein MARLNKIAISLCALLFTSISLTPLAHASGHTHASATPKAHPAKGTTAERKKKATQHKSKSTAKTASKKTSSSKHPTRTTAASQTALNRQAAGATKKCVLRKGYKKQCAKTVKSSEESTLALNSVKSQCVVRKGYKKRCKPVADEPNLTIADAHKARVQKAQSTAMNKLMDQIGKPYRWGGSSPRTGFDCSGLVYYAYKDLVKIHIPRTANEMYHLRDARPVDRDELQSGDLVFFRTRGRGTADHVGVYVGNGKFIQSPRTGRDIQITSLSEDYWVRHYVGARRVMTPKTIR